A portion of the Haliaeetus albicilla chromosome 5, bHalAlb1.1, whole genome shotgun sequence genome contains these proteins:
- the LOC104315458 gene encoding homeobox protein SIX4: MSSASPTDEITSAVEIKQENVMEILSEASKVPPDGAAAGALNPAPPPPPPAAAPFPMEHAGSAAAGEEGAADQVLLHTELLARNHHAASSPSSSSSSSSSSSSSSSSQTPLAFSPDHVACVCEALQQGGNLDRLARFLWSLPPSDLLRGNESLMKARALVAFHQGIYAELYSILESHNFDSSNHPLLQELWYKARYTEAERARGRPLGAVDKYRLRRKYPLPRTIWDGEETVYCFKEKSRNALKEFYKLNRYPSPAAKRNLAKITGLSLTQVSNWFKNRRQRDRNPSETQSKSESDGNPSTEDESSKGQEDLSPHPLSSSSDGVTSLSLPGHTEPVYMQQLGNTKIALSSSGVLLNGNLVPASTSPVFLNGSSFLQGPNGVILNGLSVGASQTVTLNSPKTTSSVVSNGVAITDILSSSSEDVKDFKLLQASVPNAAAATFSPSNIPVSFPGLIPSSEVKRESIQTAASQDGGSVVTFTAPVQINQYGIVQIPNSGTNGQLLNGSIGFSSLQLPPVSVAASQGNVSVNPSTSDGGTFTTESSTVQQGKVFFSPLAPNAVVYTVPNSGQAVGSVKQEGLERSLVFSQLMPVSQNTQLNVNMSSENISSGGLQSLASSLVNVTPSHNFSLTPPTLLNAAELNSGISESQSMSSPVTSTSTVISISNTNYATLQNCSLITSQDLLSISTAQPALGEIVSTSGDRVSHSSAQVHEDFVREHRLVLQAVPDVKENFLPNSESKSTGNLMMLDSKSKYVMSNVVDTVCEELETDKKELAKLQTVQMDEDMQDL; this comes from the exons ATGTCTTCTGCCTCCCCCACGGACGAGATCACGAGCGCGGTGGAGATCAAGCAGGAAAATGTGATGGAAATCCTCTCTGAAGCCAGCAAGGTGCCCCCCGAcggggccgcggcgggagcCCTCAaccccgcgccgccgccgccccctcccgccgcggccccgTTCCCCATGGAGCACGCAggctccgccgccgccggggaggAGGGAGCCGCGGACCAGGTACTGCTCCACACGGAACTCCTGGCCAGGAATCACCAcgctgcctcctctccctcctcctcctcctcctcttcttcttcttcttcttcctcctcctcctcgcagACCCCCCTGGCTTTCTCCCCGGACCACGTCGCCTGCGTCTGCGAGGCGCTGCAGCAAGGTGGGAACCTGGACCGCCTGGCCAGGTTCCTGTGGTCGTTGCCCCCGAGCGATCTGCTACGTGGCAACGAGAGCCTGATGAAAGCCCGGGCGCTGGTGGCTTTCCACCAGGGCATCTACGCCGAGCTCTACAGCATCCTGGAGAGCCACAACTTCGACTCCTCCAACCACCCGCTCCTGCAGGAGCTTTGGTACAAGGCTCGCTACACCGAGGCGGAGCGAGCCCGGGGCAGACCCCTGGGGGCGGTGGACAAGTACAGGCTGCGGAGGAAATACCCTCTGCCCAGGACGATCTGGGACGGCGAGGAGACGGTCTACTGCTTCAAGGAGAAGTCCCGCAACGCGCTGAAGGAGTTCTACAAGCTGAACCGGTACCCCTCGCCGGCCGCCAAGCGCAACCTGGCCAAGATCACCGGGCTGTCCCTCACCCAGGTCAGCAACTGGTTCAAGAACCGCAGGCAGCGGGACCGCAACCCTTCCGAGACCCAGTCCAAAAG CGAGTCAGATGGCAACCCTAGCACGGAAGATGAATCCAGTAAGGGGCAGGAGGATTTATCTCCCCATCCGCTCTCCAGCTCATCCGACGGCGTTACCAGCCTCAGCCTTCCTGGCCACACGGAGCCCGTCTACATGCAGCAGCTCGGAAACACTAAAATAGCCTTGAGCTCATCGGGCGTCTTGTTGAATGGAAACCTCGTGCCTGCCAGTACCTCTCCCGTCTTTCTCAATGGTAGCTCTTTTCTTCAGGGACCCAATGGTGTCATTCTCAATGGACTCAGCGTGGGGGCTTCGCAGACGGTTACCTTAAATTCGCCCAAAACCACGTCGAGTGTTGTGAGCAACGGGGTGGCCATTACTGACATACTGTCATCTTCGTCAGAAGACGTTAAGGACTTCAAACTTCTTCAGGCTTCAGTTCCCAACGCCGCGGCAGCCACCTTCAGCCCCAGCAACATCCCGGTCTCATTCCCAGGGTTGATACCAAGCTCAGaggtgaaaagggaaagcaTACAAACTGCTGCTTCCCAAGATGGAGGCTCTGTAGTTACTTTTACTGCTCCTGTCCAAATAAACCAGTATGGCATTGTCCAGATCCCCAATTCAGGAACAAATGGCCAGCTGCTGAACGGAAGCATcggtttttcttctctgcagctgcctcccgTTTCTGTGGCAGCTTCACAAG GTAATGTTTCAGTAAATCCCAGCACATCTGACGGAGGAACTTTTACAACTGAATCTTCAACAGTGCAGCAAGGAAAGGTTTTCTTCAGCCCCCTCGCTCCGAATGCAGTCGTTTATACGGTTCCCAATTCAGGCCAGGCAGTAGGCTCTGTCAAGCAAGAAGGACTGGAAAGAAGCCTTGTGTTTTCTCAGTTGATGCCAGTCAGTCAGAACACGCAACTAAATGTAAACATGTCTTCTGAAAATATATCCAGCGGAGGACTCCAGTCCCTGGCCTCCTCATTAGTGAATGTAACGCCCTCACATAATTTTTCCCTCACACCACCAACTCTCTTAAATGCTGCAGAACTGAACTCTGGTATCTCGGAGAGCCAGTCCATGTCATCGCCCGTGACCAGTACCTCTACCGTGATATCTATCAGCAACACTAACTATGCAACCCTGCAGAACTGTTCCCTCATTACCAGTCAAGATCTGTTGTCCATTTCTACAGCACAGCCTGCGCTTGGAGAAATAGTTTCTACAAGCGGAGACCGTGTCAGCCACTCCTCTGCACAAGTACATGAAGATTTTGTCAGAGAGCACAGGTTAGTTCTGCAAGCCGTACCTGACGTCAAAGAGAATTTCTTACCTAATTCAGAGAGTAAGTCAACTGGCAATTTAATGATGCTGGATTCAAAATCCAAGTATGTTATGAGTAACGTGGTTGAcacagtttgtgaagaactggaAACGGACAAAAAGGAACTTGCCAAACTGCAGACAGTTCAGATGGATGAAGATATGCAAGacttgtaa